The DNA segment GGCTGCGGGACCGGTCCGTCGCCGGCAAGGGCCTCGGCCACGCTCTCGAGGACTTCGCCGGTCGACGCGACACGACGCAGGTGTCCCGTTCCCTTCATAACGTCAAGCAGCTCGCGGATGACGCGCTCGCGCTCTGCGGGATCGTCGCTGCGGATGGCGGCGGCGACGCAGGTTTGGAGGTGGCGCTCGAGAATGGCGGCGTTGACCCTCTCGATGGCGCCCTGAATCGCCAGCGTCTGCTTGAGGATGTCCGTGCAGTAGGCCTCGTCCGCAATCATGCGCTCGACGCCGCGCGCGTGCCCCTCGATTGACCGCCAGCGATTGACAAGTCGCCGGGTCGCTTCGTCCATGGATTCACACTTTCTACCCCACCCCACCTGGGGTGCATCACAAACTTACGACAGTTGAAGCGTCCAAGGCAATGGACGCTTGTTTGCGGAGGCCCTCCGCCGTCACCCCGGCGAAGGCCGGGGTCCAGTCGCAGTCAAGGTGGGTGGCACGGGACTAATGCGACCCGACCCCGGCTCCCTGCCGTCGGAGACCTTCGCGTAACCCTCCGTCATTCCCGCGAAGGCGGGAATCCACCATTGACTGAATCTGGGGGCTGGTGGTATTCCTCCGACCGTCCTTCGTCCGACCGGATTCTGCAGAGGTCTCCCGTCGCGGGGACAGGCTCCGCCGGAATGACGGATGGACTCCACGGCGGCCCGTGCGCCCGACGTCTGACCGTCGCTAAGCGCGTGGCTATCCTTGACGCGGCGCGAGGCGTGCGCCGGGGCACGGAGGGCCGGACCGATCGATCAGGCGCTCTGGCTGCTTGCACTGGTCGCGTTCGCCGTGCTGGGGGTGCCCTGGGCGCGCTTGGCCTTCGGACGGCTGACTACCCGCGGACTCGCCCTCGCCGCCCCCGTCGGGTTCTTCCTGTTTCACTACGTCGCCTGGCTCGGGCTGTTCACCGGCTGGTTCCGCAACGGCCAGCTCTACGCCTGGGCCGCGCTCGCCGTCTTCGCGGCCGTCACGGTGGTGCTGGCCTGGCTCATGGAGGCGGACCTGCGCGAGCTCTGGCCCCGGCGACGGGTTTGGGTGTGGGGCGTGGCGGCGCTCCTCGTCACCTACGGCGTCGGGGTAGGGATGCGCTGGCTCAACCCCGAAATCGCCGGCACCGAAAAGCCCATGGACCTCGCGCTGCTCAGCGCCACCATGCGGAGCACGGCCTTCCCACCGCTCGACCCGTGGTTCGCGGGCGGGACGATCAACTACTACTACCTGGGCTACTCGATGGGCGGCGCGCTGGCGCACCTGGCCGGCGCCACGCCCGCCGTGGCCTACAACTTGTACCTCGCCACGCTGCTGGCCCTGCTGGTGGTGGGCGTCGGCTCGGCGGCCTACGACCTGGCCGCCATGCTCGGCGCCGGGCCGCGGCGCGCGCTGCGGGCGGCGATCGGGTCGGTGCTCGTCGGGGTCGTCGCCGGAAACCTGGCGATCACGCGCGCCGTGGTGACCGAGGAGTTTCGCGGCCAGACGGGCTTCTGGCCCGGCATTGGGTGGAACGCCTCGCGGGTCATCGAGCGGCAGCCGGTCGACGGTGTGGCCGACAAGACGATCAACGAGTTCCCGGCCTTTTCCTTCATCCTCGGCGATCTCCACCCCCACGTCATGGCACTGCCCTTCACCGTCGTGGCCGCCGGCCTGGCCCTGCAGGGCGTCGCGGCCTGGTGGAGGCCCGGCGCTGTCAGGGGCTGGACGCCGTGGGCCGGCACGTTGTTGGCGGGACTTGTGGTCGGCGGCCTCTACGGGCTCAACGCGTGGGATCTGCCGACCTACCTCGTCCTCGTCATCGGCGCGGCGCTTCTGGCGCACCTGGCCGGGCCGGGGGCTCGCGCCTGGGGCCGGCTGCTCGCCCACGCGGCACTGATGGTCGTGGCTGCGGCCGTCGCCTGGCTTCCGTACAGCCTCAACGTCACCCTGCTCAGCGAGGGACTGGGAGTGGTGCCCACGCGCACGCTGGCGCTGCACTTCCTGCAGGTCTTTGGTCTGCTGGGACTGCTCGCCGTGGGCGGGCTGGTCGCGCTGCTGGCGGATGGCTCGCGGTCGACGCGGGCCTGGCTCGGCGCGAGCTTGGTCGTCGCGGCGCTGGCCGTGCTGGTCACGGGCGGGGAAATCGTGGGAGTCCTCTTAGTCGTGCTGGCCCTTGCGGCGGCGGTGATGGGGCGGCGGCAAACCGCGCTGGGACCGTTTGCCATGGGCCTTCTGATTGCGGCTGCGGTCGGCCTGATGCTGGTGGTCGAGCTGGTGCATGTGGACGACTTTTTCGGACCGCCCTATGTCCGCATGAATACCGTATTCAAGGTGCACTACCAAGCCTGGGCGTTGCTGGCGATTGCCGCGGGTCCGGCGCTGCTGGTCACCTGGCGCAAACTCTCCGACGCCGGCGGCGCGGGGTGGTCGGTGGTCCGCGCCGGCTATGCCAGCGTGGTCGCGGTGCTGCTGGTGCTGGCGCTGAGCTACTCCGCGGTCGCCCTGCGTGACAAGGCGGCCGACAGTGAGGTCAGCGGCACGATTGACGGTCTGGCGCTGGCCGAGCATCTGCACGCCGACGATCTGGCGGCGGCGCGCTGGCTGGCGCGAAACGCGGGGGACGCGGCCGTCGTTCTGGAAGCGCCGGGTACTCCGTACAGTGAGATGTCACGCATCGCAACGTGGTCGGGCGTGCCGACCGTGATCGGCTGGACGCAGCATGAACAGCTCTGGCGCGGAAGCATTCCCGACATCGGCGAGCGCGCCGAGGACGTCGATCGAATCTATGCCACGTCGGATGCCGCGGAAGCCGTGCAACTCATGCGCCGCTACGGCGTGACGCACGTGGTGTTCGGTCGCATCGAGCGGGCGCGCTACGACGCCGAGGCGGCGTCTCGCCTCCGCGCCTACCTCGAGCCAGTGGCGCAGTTTGGCGGCACCATGATCTTCGCGGGTCCGGCGGCTCCGTGACCGGCGAGCAAACCCTGGAAGTCGGGCGATCGGACGAAATCCGCGCTTGGCTGGCGGGTCCCGCGGGCTTCGGGCTGAGCCGCGGCGAGGTGCTGCTGTACCTCGCGATTCTGGCGCTGGCGGCCGGACTGCGGTTCTACGACCTCGGCGAGCGGACCTTTCACCACGACGAGGCCATTCACGCCAAAGAATCCGTGGAGATGATCCGCGGCAAGCAATACCGCTACGACCCCGCCTATCACGGGCCGCTGCTGTATTTCACCAACACGCTGTTCTTCATGGCGGTGGGCCACGACGACGTCACGGCGCGCGTGATCCCGGCCCTGGTCGGCGTGGCGACGGTGGCGGCGCTGATTTTGCTGCGTCCCGAGCTGGGACGCGTCGGTACGCCGCTGGCGATGACCGCCATGACGCTCTCGACGGCGTTCCTCTACTACTCGCGGTTCGTTCGCAACGACATCTACGTCGCGCTGTTCACGCTCGTGCTCGTCGGGGCGCTGGTGCGCTACATGGCCCAGCCGCGCCGCCGCTGGATCTATATCGCCTGGGTCGCGCTGGGGCTCTCATTCGTCACCAAGGAAAACACCTACATCCACGGCGTCCTACTGGTCGGGCTGCTGGCCGCGTTCGGGCTCGTGGCGTGGGCCGCGGCGCGCCGCCCGTCGCGGCAGGCCTTGCCGGTGGTGGGCGCGATTCACTCGGCCATGACCCACCTGCGCCGCGACGCGGAGCACCTCGTCTACGGCTTCCTCATCTTCGTGCTCATCGCGTTCCTCTTCTACACCTCCTTTCTGACAAACCTCACCGGATTTCGCGACGCCTTCGTCGACTCGGTGAACTATTGGGCGGGCGTGCACGAGTCCGAGCGCGTCAACCAGCCGTGGTTCTACTACCCGATGTTTCTCCTGGTCTACGAGCCGTTCGCGTTGCTGGTGGGCGCGTTCGCACTCACCCGCCTGACCACGGCGCGCACGCCGCTGCCCTGGATCCTGGCCCTGTGGGGCGTCGTCGGCATGGGCATCTACTCGACGCTCGGCGAGAAGGCCCCCTGGCTGGTGCTGCACGTCATGTGGCCCTTCCTGGTGCTGGCAAGCTGGTACGCCGGACGGCGGCTGGAATCGGGCCAGCCGGCCATCCTGCGCGCCGCCATGGCCGTCATGGTCGTCGGTCTATTCGCCTGGACCGTGCGCTTCGGCGTGCCGACCACCTACGAGCGGGGAGACGTGCCCATCGACTTCGTCATGTATGTGCAAACGTCGCCGGACGCGCTCAAGGGCGTCGCCGCCATCGAGGCCTCCGGCCAGGCCACCGGGGACGCGAACTACGTGCGGGCGGTGGTCGAAAACGAATTCGCCTGGCCGCTGGCGTGGTACCTGCGAAACTACCCCAACATCGCCTATGAGAAGGAAGTGACCTTGGAGCAGGCGCTCAGCTCGCAAGTTGTGCTGCTGAAGAAAGAAACGTCGGCGCACCTGCGCCTGGATACCCACGGCTATTCCTCGGAAGTCCTGCCGCTGCGGCGCTGGTTCCCCGAGTTCGCCTACCGCGGCTGGACCATTGGGTTTCTGGGCAAGTTCCTCAACGATCCCACGGCCCGCCAGACCTTTTGGGAGTGGCTCGTCCTGCGCGAGCGAACGCCGGTGCCCATCGGCAGCTTTGACTACGTGTTGCACATCCGCGACGGCATGGACATGCAGTCCGTCCAGCCCGTCGGCGAGGCGCTCAAGTGAAGATCGCCATCGTCGGCGCCGGGATCACCGGGCTCACCTTGGCCTACCTGCTCCGAAAACGCGGGCATGCGGTCGAGGTGTTCGAAGCCGGCGGCGCGCCCGGCGGGGAGTTGGCGACGGTCGAGGT comes from the Chloroflexota bacterium genome and includes:
- a CDS encoding metal-sensitive transcriptional regulator — its product is MDEATRRLVNRWRSIEGHARGVERMIADEAYCTDILKQTLAIQGAIERVNAAILERHLQTCVAAAIRSDDPAERERVIRELLDVMKGTGHLRRVASTGEVLESVAEALAGDGPVPQPAPREAAPA
- a CDS encoding DUF2298 domain-containing protein, whose product is MTRREACAGARRAGPIDQALWLLALVAFAVLGVPWARLAFGRLTTRGLALAAPVGFFLFHYVAWLGLFTGWFRNGQLYAWAALAVFAAVTVVLAWLMEADLRELWPRRRVWVWGVAALLVTYGVGVGMRWLNPEIAGTEKPMDLALLSATMRSTAFPPLDPWFAGGTINYYYLGYSMGGALAHLAGATPAVAYNLYLATLLALLVVGVGSAAYDLAAMLGAGPRRALRAAIGSVLVGVVAGNLAITRAVVTEEFRGQTGFWPGIGWNASRVIERQPVDGVADKTINEFPAFSFILGDLHPHVMALPFTVVAAGLALQGVAAWWRPGAVRGWTPWAGTLLAGLVVGGLYGLNAWDLPTYLVLVIGAALLAHLAGPGARAWGRLLAHAALMVVAAAVAWLPYSLNVTLLSEGLGVVPTRTLALHFLQVFGLLGLLAVGGLVALLADGSRSTRAWLGASLVVAALAVLVTGGEIVGVLLVVLALAAAVMGRRQTALGPFAMGLLIAAAVGLMLVVELVHVDDFFGPPYVRMNTVFKVHYQAWALLAIAAGPALLVTWRKLSDAGGAGWSVVRAGYASVVAVLLVLALSYSAVALRDKAADSEVSGTIDGLALAEHLHADDLAAARWLARNAGDAAVVLEAPGTPYSEMSRIATWSGVPTVIGWTQHEQLWRGSIPDIGERAEDVDRIYATSDAAEAVQLMRRYGVTHVVFGRIERARYDAEAASRLRAYLEPVAQFGGTMIFAGPAAP
- a CDS encoding TIGR03663 family protein — encoded protein: MTGEQTLEVGRSDEIRAWLAGPAGFGLSRGEVLLYLAILALAAGLRFYDLGERTFHHDEAIHAKESVEMIRGKQYRYDPAYHGPLLYFTNTLFFMAVGHDDVTARVIPALVGVATVAALILLRPELGRVGTPLAMTAMTLSTAFLYYSRFVRNDIYVALFTLVLVGALVRYMAQPRRRWIYIAWVALGLSFVTKENTYIHGVLLVGLLAAFGLVAWAAARRPSRQALPVVGAIHSAMTHLRRDAEHLVYGFLIFVLIAFLFYTSFLTNLTGFRDAFVDSVNYWAGVHESERVNQPWFYYPMFLLVYEPFALLVGAFALTRLTTARTPLPWILALWGVVGMGIYSTLGEKAPWLVLHVMWPFLVLASWYAGRRLESGQPAILRAAMAVMVVGLFAWTVRFGVPTTYERGDVPIDFVMYVQTSPDALKGVAAIEASGQATGDANYVRAVVENEFAWPLAWYLRNYPNIAYEKEVTLEQALSSQVVLLKKETSAHLRLDTHGYSSEVLPLRRWFPEFAYRGWTIGFLGKFLNDPTARQTFWEWLVLRERTPVPIGSFDYVLHIRDGMDMQSVQPVGEALK